A window from Felis catus isolate Fca126 chromosome B1, F.catus_Fca126_mat1.0, whole genome shotgun sequence encodes these proteins:
- the TRMT10A gene encoding tRNA methyltransferase 10 homolog A isoform X3, with translation MSKVAFQFFQRHHIMSSETLPAFIESSNVERKQSLSEEQEKSQKPGLGEGFEAISKRQMKKLIKQKQWEEQRELRKQKRKEKRKRKQLERQCQLESNSDGNDRKRIRRDVVHSALRLIIDCSFDSLMVLKDIKKLHKQIQRCYAENRRALHPVQFYLTSHGGQLKKNMDENDKGWVNWKDIHIKPEHYSEFIKKEDLIYLTSDSPNVLKELDESKAYVIGGLVDHNHHKCLRLFWNIWKPETGKKHFLLSYPNGKELFPQTKPVQVLRMTRILPVLKVD, from the exons ATGTCAAaagttgcttttcagttttttcagAGGCATCACATAATGTCCTCTGAAACATTGCCAGCATTTATTGAGTCTTCTAATGttgaaagaaagcaaagcttAAGTGAAGAACAAGAGAAGAGCCAGAAGCCAGGATTAGGTGAAGGATTTGAAGCAATATCTAAACGACAAATGAAGAAGCTAATTAAACAGAAACAATGGGAAGAGCAACGAGAACTCCGCAA ACAAAAACGGAAGGAAAAACGCAAGAGAAAACAATTAGAGCGACAATGTCAACTGGAATCGAACTCAGATGGAAACGACAGAAAACGTATTCGAAGAGATGTTGTTCACAGCGCACTCCGCCTTATCATTGACTGCAGTTTTGACAGCTTGATGGTATTAAAG GACATTAAGAAACTTCATAAGCAGATTCAACGGTGTTATGCAGAAAATCGACGAGCACTGCATCCTGTGCAG TTTTACTTGACAAGCCATGGAGGCCAGTTGAAAAAGAACATGGATGAAAATGACAAAGGATGGGTCAACTGGAAG GATATCCACATCAAACCAGAGCATTATAGtgaatttataaagaaagaagacCTAATTTATCTTACATCAGACTCACCTAATGTACTGAAAGAATTAGATGAATCAAAGGCCTATGTGATTGGAGGGTTAGTAGACCACAACCATCATAAG TGTTTGAGATTATTCTGGAATATCTGGAAACCAGAGACTGGCAAGAAGCATTTTTTACTATCTTACCCCAACGGAAAGGAGCTGTTCCCACAGACAAAGCCTGTGCAAGTTCTTCGCATGACAAGAATTCTGCCAGTGTTGAAGGTGGATTAG
- the TRMT10A gene encoding tRNA methyltransferase 10 homolog A isoform X1: MSKVAFQFFQRHHIMSSETLPAFIESSNVERKQSLSEEQEKSQKPGLGEGFEAISKRQMKKLIKQKQWEEQRELRKQKRKEKRKRKQLERQCQLESNSDGNDRKRIRRDVVHSALRLIIDCSFDSLMVLKDIKKLHKQIQRCYAENRRALHPVQFYLTSHGGQLKKNMDENDKGWVNWKDIHIKPEHYSEFIKKEDLIYLTSDSPNVLKELDESKAYVIGGLVDHNHHKGLTYKQASDHGIDHAQLPLGNFVKMNSRKVLAINHVFEIILEYLETRDWQEAFFTILPQRKGAVPTDKACASSSHDKNSASVEGGLDSDSSDEENSRNELDSQYEEEKQDKENSSESTVNSIPH, translated from the exons ATGTCAAaagttgcttttcagttttttcagAGGCATCACATAATGTCCTCTGAAACATTGCCAGCATTTATTGAGTCTTCTAATGttgaaagaaagcaaagcttAAGTGAAGAACAAGAGAAGAGCCAGAAGCCAGGATTAGGTGAAGGATTTGAAGCAATATCTAAACGACAAATGAAGAAGCTAATTAAACAGAAACAATGGGAAGAGCAACGAGAACTCCGCAA ACAAAAACGGAAGGAAAAACGCAAGAGAAAACAATTAGAGCGACAATGTCAACTGGAATCGAACTCAGATGGAAACGACAGAAAACGTATTCGAAGAGATGTTGTTCACAGCGCACTCCGCCTTATCATTGACTGCAGTTTTGACAGCTTGATGGTATTAAAG GACATTAAGAAACTTCATAAGCAGATTCAACGGTGTTATGCAGAAAATCGACGAGCACTGCATCCTGTGCAG TTTTACTTGACAAGCCATGGAGGCCAGTTGAAAAAGAACATGGATGAAAATGACAAAGGATGGGTCAACTGGAAG GATATCCACATCAAACCAGAGCATTATAGtgaatttataaagaaagaagacCTAATTTATCTTACATCAGACTCACCTAATGTACTGAAAGAATTAGATGAATCAAAGGCCTATGTGATTGGAGGGTTAGTAGACCACAACCATCATAAG GGACTCACATATAAACAAGCATCAGATCATGGAATTGATCATGCACAGCTCCCCCTTGGAAATTTTGTGAAGATGAATAGTAGAAAAGTTTTGGCAATTAATCATG TGTTTGAGATTATTCTGGAATATCTGGAAACCAGAGACTGGCAAGAAGCATTTTTTACTATCTTACCCCAACGGAAAGGAGCTGTTCCCACAGACAAAGCCTGTGCAAGTTCTTCGCATGACAAGAATTCTGCCAGTGTTGAAGGTGGATTAGACAGTGATTCTAGTGACGAGGAAAATAGCAGAAATGAACTAGATTCacaatatgaagaagaaaagcaggatAAAGAAAATAGCAGTGAATCTACAGTAAACTCTATACCACACTAA
- the TRMT10A gene encoding tRNA methyltransferase 10 homolog A isoform X2, with amino-acid sequence MSSETLPAFIESSNVERKQSLSEEQEKSQKPGLGEGFEAISKRQMKKLIKQKQWEEQRELRKQKRKEKRKRKQLERQCQLESNSDGNDRKRIRRDVVHSALRLIIDCSFDSLMVLKDIKKLHKQIQRCYAENRRALHPVQFYLTSHGGQLKKNMDENDKGWVNWKDIHIKPEHYSEFIKKEDLIYLTSDSPNVLKELDESKAYVIGGLVDHNHHKGLTYKQASDHGIDHAQLPLGNFVKMNSRKVLAINHVFEIILEYLETRDWQEAFFTILPQRKGAVPTDKACASSSHDKNSASVEGGLDSDSSDEENSRNELDSQYEEEKQDKENSSESTVNSIPH; translated from the exons ATGTCCTCTGAAACATTGCCAGCATTTATTGAGTCTTCTAATGttgaaagaaagcaaagcttAAGTGAAGAACAAGAGAAGAGCCAGAAGCCAGGATTAGGTGAAGGATTTGAAGCAATATCTAAACGACAAATGAAGAAGCTAATTAAACAGAAACAATGGGAAGAGCAACGAGAACTCCGCAA ACAAAAACGGAAGGAAAAACGCAAGAGAAAACAATTAGAGCGACAATGTCAACTGGAATCGAACTCAGATGGAAACGACAGAAAACGTATTCGAAGAGATGTTGTTCACAGCGCACTCCGCCTTATCATTGACTGCAGTTTTGACAGCTTGATGGTATTAAAG GACATTAAGAAACTTCATAAGCAGATTCAACGGTGTTATGCAGAAAATCGACGAGCACTGCATCCTGTGCAG TTTTACTTGACAAGCCATGGAGGCCAGTTGAAAAAGAACATGGATGAAAATGACAAAGGATGGGTCAACTGGAAG GATATCCACATCAAACCAGAGCATTATAGtgaatttataaagaaagaagacCTAATTTATCTTACATCAGACTCACCTAATGTACTGAAAGAATTAGATGAATCAAAGGCCTATGTGATTGGAGGGTTAGTAGACCACAACCATCATAAG GGACTCACATATAAACAAGCATCAGATCATGGAATTGATCATGCACAGCTCCCCCTTGGAAATTTTGTGAAGATGAATAGTAGAAAAGTTTTGGCAATTAATCATG TGTTTGAGATTATTCTGGAATATCTGGAAACCAGAGACTGGCAAGAAGCATTTTTTACTATCTTACCCCAACGGAAAGGAGCTGTTCCCACAGACAAAGCCTGTGCAAGTTCTTCGCATGACAAGAATTCTGCCAGTGTTGAAGGTGGATTAGACAGTGATTCTAGTGACGAGGAAAATAGCAGAAATGAACTAGATTCacaatatgaagaagaaaagcaggatAAAGAAAATAGCAGTGAATCTACAGTAAACTCTATACCACACTAA